A DNA window from Megalobrama amblycephala isolate DHTTF-2021 linkage group LG11, ASM1881202v1, whole genome shotgun sequence contains the following coding sequences:
- the opn5 gene encoding opsin-5 isoform X1 produces MENDTSIPSGYVPHYLLLGDPFASKLSKEADIVAAFYILIIGILSATGNGYVIYTTAKRKTKLKPPEFMTLNLAVFDFGISVTGKPFFIVSSFAHRWLFGWQGCRYYGWAGFFFGCGSLITMTIVSLDRYLKICHLRYGTWFKRRQAFLALVFTWIYAAFWATMPVVGWGNYAPEPFGTSCTLDWWLAQASVSGQSFVMCMLFFCLILPTGIIVFSYVMIIFKVKSSAKEVSHFDTQNKNKHNLEMKLTKVAMLICAGFLIAWIPYAVVSVVSAFGDPDSVPIPVSVVPTLLAKSSAMYNPIIYQVIDCKKNCASWSKKKHYKTSRFYSISATLKKRPANEVPIEI; encoded by the exons ATGGAGAATGACACCTCCATCCCCTCGGGCTACGTCCCACATTACCTTCTTCTAGGGGATCCCTTTGCCTCCAAGCTGTCCAAGGAGGCAGACATAGTGGCGGCGTTCTACATCCTTATCATTG GTATCTTGTCAGCCACTGGAAATGGTTATGTCATATACACGACCGCCAAACGCAAGACCAAATTAAAGCCGCCAGAATTCATGACACTGAATCTAGCTGTATTCGATTTTGGCATATCAG TCACTGGAAAGCCATTCTTCATAGTGTCCAGTTTTGCCCATCGTTGGCTGTTTGGCTGGCAGGGCTGCCGCTACTACGGGTGGGCTGGATTTTTCTTTGGATGCGGAAGTCTCATTACCATGACGATTGTCAGCTTAGACCGCTACTTGAAAATCTGTCATTTAAGATATG GTACATGGTTCAAACGGCGTCAAGCCTTTCTCGCTTTGGTTTTCACGTGGATCTATGCTGCCTTCTGGGCCACCATGCCAGTGGTAGGCTGGGGCAACTATGCACCTGAGCCATTTGGCACCTCCTGCACGTTGGACTGGTGGCTGGCCCAGGCCTCTGTGTCAGGACAGAGCTTTGTTATGTGCATGCTCTTCTTCTGCCTCATCCTCCCCACCGGCATCATCGTCTTCTCCTATGTCATGATCATCTTCAAGGTAAAATCCTCAGCCAAAGAGGTCTCTCATTTCGACACACAGAATAAGAACAAGCACAACCTGGAGATGAAGCTGACTAAG GTGGCGATGTTGATCTGCGCAGGGTTTTTAATAGCTTGGATCCCTTATGCTGTGGTATCAGTGGTGTCTGCTTTTGGAGATCCTGATTCAGTGCCTATCCCTGTCTCTGTTGTGCCAACTTTGCTGGCCAAGTCCTCTGCCATGTACAATCCAATCATATATCAAGTCATTGACTGTAAGAAGAACTGTGCTTCTTGGAGTAAAAAGAAACATTACAAGACTTCAAG GTTCTACTCCATCTCTGCCACCCTGAAAAAGAGACCAGCCAATGAAGTTCCAATTGAGATATGA
- the opn5 gene encoding opsin-5 isoform X2 produces the protein MENDTSIPSGYVPHYLLLGDPFASKLSKEADIVAAFYILIIGILSATGNGYVIYTTAKRKTKLKPPEFMTLNLAVFDFGISVTGKPFFIVSSFAHRWLFGWQGCRYYGWAGFFFGCGSLITMTIVSLDRYLKICHLRYGTWFKRRQAFLALVFTWIYAAFWATMPVVGWGNYAPEPFGTSCTLDWWLAQASVSGQSFVMCMLFFCLILPTGIIVFSYVMIIFKVAMLICAGFLIAWIPYAVVSVVSAFGDPDSVPIPVSVVPTLLAKSSAMYNPIIYQVIDCKKNCASWSKKKHYKTSRFYSISATLKKRPANEVPIEI, from the exons ATGGAGAATGACACCTCCATCCCCTCGGGCTACGTCCCACATTACCTTCTTCTAGGGGATCCCTTTGCCTCCAAGCTGTCCAAGGAGGCAGACATAGTGGCGGCGTTCTACATCCTTATCATTG GTATCTTGTCAGCCACTGGAAATGGTTATGTCATATACACGACCGCCAAACGCAAGACCAAATTAAAGCCGCCAGAATTCATGACACTGAATCTAGCTGTATTCGATTTTGGCATATCAG TCACTGGAAAGCCATTCTTCATAGTGTCCAGTTTTGCCCATCGTTGGCTGTTTGGCTGGCAGGGCTGCCGCTACTACGGGTGGGCTGGATTTTTCTTTGGATGCGGAAGTCTCATTACCATGACGATTGTCAGCTTAGACCGCTACTTGAAAATCTGTCATTTAAGATATG GTACATGGTTCAAACGGCGTCAAGCCTTTCTCGCTTTGGTTTTCACGTGGATCTATGCTGCCTTCTGGGCCACCATGCCAGTGGTAGGCTGGGGCAACTATGCACCTGAGCCATTTGGCACCTCCTGCACGTTGGACTGGTGGCTGGCCCAGGCCTCTGTGTCAGGACAGAGCTTTGTTATGTGCATGCTCTTCTTCTGCCTCATCCTCCCCACCGGCATCATCGTCTTCTCCTATGTCATGATCATCTTCAAG GTGGCGATGTTGATCTGCGCAGGGTTTTTAATAGCTTGGATCCCTTATGCTGTGGTATCAGTGGTGTCTGCTTTTGGAGATCCTGATTCAGTGCCTATCCCTGTCTCTGTTGTGCCAACTTTGCTGGCCAAGTCCTCTGCCATGTACAATCCAATCATATATCAAGTCATTGACTGTAAGAAGAACTGTGCTTCTTGGAGTAAAAAGAAACATTACAAGACTTCAAG GTTCTACTCCATCTCTGCCACCCTGAAAAAGAGACCAGCCAATGAAGTTCCAATTGAGATATGA